The following DNA comes from Tunturibacter psychrotolerans.
GGTCTTTTGGATATCGCGCTCTCCAACAAGTCACAAGAGAATGTCACATTCTTCCTTGGCGACGGCACGGGCAAATTTGTCCAGGAGAAGGTATCTATTTCGACTACTGCCCTTGCCCATGGCGTAGTAGTTGCGGACTTTAACATGGATGGCAAGGACGATGTCGCCTACGCTGTCGATACAGCGACGCCCAACAGTTCGTTGTCAGATCTCTACCTTGCCTTCGGTAATGGTGATGGAACATTTCAAATTCCGACCTCTCCCGTAGCGAGCCAGATAGGTGAGTTCCTAACCGCCGGCGATACAAACGCCGATGACTTTCCAGATGTTGTATCAAGTTCCATCACACGACCGGGTAGTGGTAACAGTAATATCGGAAACAGCCTCTTCGTCCTTCTTGGAAACGGGAAGGGAGCTTTCCAGACATCCACCTACGTTTCCGATATTCCATCAGATCCTCATCTTGCCGACGTAAATGGAGACGGAATTCCTGACATTATCGCAGGAGGTAGTACCGGCGCTCTCGTCTACCAGGGTAATGGCGACGGAACCTTCCAAAATTACCAGGAGCCAGGCATTGGCGGCTTCGCCCTCACATATGCCGTCAATGCCGGAGACTATAACAACGACGGCAATGCAGACCTCATTGGAACAGACGCAGATACCCCCCGCGCCGCTGTTTCCTTGAGCCAGGTTCAACAAACGTCTGTCGCCTCTGCCCTCACTAATGTGGCTGTCTTCCCGCTTGGCAGTGGTATTCACAATGTGGATGCGAGTTACTCTGGCGACTCCGTTTATATAGGTAGCATCTCCGCCACAGTGCCTCTCACAGCTGCACCTGTAAATACAACGCTCACTTTGACGTCGTCGGCACTCTCATCAATTTTTCCGGGTCAATCTGTAGTGTTGACAGCTATGCTGGCCCCCTACACCGTCGGACCACCTACCACGACCACCAACAATGAGCTTGTCACGTTCTTCACGGGAACGACTTCTCTGGGGTCAGCCAAACTAGTAAACGGAGTCGCTACGCTGACGACAACTGCCCTGCCAGTAGGTGCCGACGCACTTACCGCCGTTTACGCTGGAGATTCTAACTACAATCCCAGCAACTCAAATACGGTTACAGCCACAGTTTCTAACGTCCTGCTAAGCTCTTCCCTCAATCCTTCACTTTATTTGCAATCGGTCACCTTCACTGGAACCGTACCTAAAGGAAACTCCGGGACAATAGTCTTCTTCGACGGTTCAACTAACATTGGAAGCGGACTTATATCTGGAACCACCGCAACATTCACGACGTCTAGTCTTTCGGTTGGTTCGCACAACATCACCGCGCACTATAACTCCAATATCTCAGCTGTTCTTGTCCAGGTTGTGAATAGGGCGACTCCGACCGTAAGCGTTGCCACCTCCGGTCCAAGCATCTACGGTGGTTCGGTCACAATTACTGCGACGGTTCCTTCGGGCACAACTGGCACCATTACGATCACCGGCGGGGGATTGACTCTTGGCTCCGGCACCGTGAATCCGGCCGGAACAGTAACTATCACTACGACAACTCTTCCAGTTGGAAATGATCCAATCATTGCTTCCTATGGCGGTGATACGAATAACAATCCGGCTACAGGTTCGACGACGCAGACGGTGAGGACAGCCTCTCCTGCTGAGACGCTGTCCTCATCGATCAATCCGTCGGTCACAAATCAGTCGGTCGTTTTCACCTCATCTCTTCCATCGAACGCAACCGGAACCGTGACCTTTACTAGCGGTTCAACCATCTTAGGCACGTCAACTTTGGCAAATGGTGTGGCAACCGTAAGTACTTCCACCCTGCCTATAGGTGCTGACTCGATCACTGCAACCTACAACGGCGATGCAAATAACAACACGGCGACAGCAACTTTAACCCAGACCGTAAATAAGGCGACCCCGGCGGTCATTGTCACGACCTCTGGTCCGAGCACTTATGGAAACCCCGTCACGATTACGACGACGGTCCCCCCTGGCACCACCGGCACGATAACAATTACCAGCGGCGGAACGACTCTGGGCTCCGGCACGGTGAATCCGACGACTGGCACTGTGACCATCACCACGACGACTCTGCCCGTCGGCAACGACCCAATTACAGCCTCCTATGGAGGTGATGCCAACGACAACCCAGCCACTGGCACCACCACTCAGACCGTGACAAAGGCCACCCCAACTGTAACTCTAACCTCGTCCACTAACCCGTCGACGGCAAATCAGTCCGTGACCTTTACCGCCTCGCTTCCCTCTGGCGTAACGGGCACGGTGACTTTCACAAGCGGTGTAACTGTCCTCGGGACAACAACACTTGCCAGCGGCTCAGCAACCGTGTCCACTTCTACCCTGCCAACAGGAAACGACCCCATCACCGCTACCTACAACGGGGATAACAATAACAACTCCGCATCCGCTAGTCTTGCCCAGGTGGTTGGCAAGGCCAAGGTAACTCCGACTGTGACTGTCACGACCTCCGGCCCGAGCATTTACGGGGGCTCGGTCACAATTACGGCGACGGTTCCTTCGGGCACAACCGGCACTATAACAATCACCAGTGGCGGCGCGACTCTGGGCTCTGGCACGGTGAACCCAACAACCGGAACAGTAGCAATTTCTACAACCATTCTTCCAGTAGGCAACGACCCGATTACTGCCTCCTATGGGGGCGACACAAACAACAATCCCACCACTGGCACAACCACACAGACTGTGACCAAGGCCTCTCCAAAAGAGACCTTGTCTTCGTCGCTCAATCCCTCCCCTGCCAACCAGTCAGTCGTCTTCACCGCATCTCTTCCATCGAACGCTACCGGTACCGTGACCTTCATCAGCGGTTCAACAGCTCTGGGCACGTCAACTGTGGCCAATGGTGTAGCGACTGTAAGCACTTCCACGCTGCCTATAGGTGCTGACCCGATCACTGCGACCTACAATGGTGATGCGAATGACAACACGGCAACAGCAAATCTGACCGAGACAGTTAACAAAGCTACCCCACCGGTTACTGTCACCACTTCCGGTTCGAGCAGCTTCGGCAACCCCGTTACCATTACGACTACTGTACCTCCCGGCACAACCGGCACGATCACGGTCACCAGTGGCGGGACGACGCTTGGCTCCGGCACGATAAACCCGACGACAGGCACCGTAACAATCACAACGACAACACTCCCGGTGGGCAGTGATCCAATCACCGCTTCCTACGGTGGCGATACAAACGACAATCCGGCTACCGGCACAACCACCCAGACTGTGACAAAAGCAACTCCCACGGTGAACCTGACTTCTTCGGTCAACCCGTCTGCATTGAATCAATCTGTAACCTTTACGGCTACGCTTCCGTCCGGCGTCACCGGAACTGTAACCTTTACCAATGGTTCGACGGTTCTGGGCACCTCGACGCTGACCGGCGGAGTTGCAACTGTGGCCAGTTCTACACTCCCAACAGGAAGCGATACCATCACCGCCACCTACAATGGAGATGGGAACTACAACAGCGCGGCGGCGACTCTCGTCCAATCGGTCGGTAAGACGACTCCGACGGTCATCGTCACCACCTCCGGTTCGAGCACCTTTGGCAACCCCGTCACGATTACAACGACGGTTCCCCCTGGCACCACTGGCACCATAACAATTACCAGTGGCGGAACGACTCTAGGTTCCGGCACAGTGAATCCGACGACCGGCACCGTAACCATCACCACGACGGCTCTGCCCGTCGGCAGCGACCCGATTACTGCCTCCTACGGAGGTGATACCAACAACAATCCGGCCACGGGCACTACCACCCAGATCGTGACTAAGGTCACCCCGGCTGTAACTCTAACCTCTTCGGCTAATCCGTCGGTGGCGAACCAGTCCGTGACCTTTACCGCCTCGCTTCCCTCTGGTGTAACCGGCACTGTGACTTTCACCAACGGTGCGACTGTCCTTGGGTCCTCGACGCTGACCAGTGGAGAAGCAACTATCTCCACTTCCACCCTGCCAGCAGGAAACGACCCCATCACCGCCACCTACAACGGAGATACTAATAACAACTCCTCTTCCGCCAATCTCACCCAGATAGTAGGTAAGGTAACTCCGATCCTACCTCCGCCCGTCGTCTCGTCCGCTAACCTTCCCGTCGATACGCCGGAGACCATCACCGAAAAAGTCCCAGTAGGTGTTACTGGCACAGTGACCTTTTCCGATGGCACGACACCGCTAGGCACCGCGCCTATCGTGGATGGGGTCGCAACTCTTACTGTTCCGTCGCTACCGCTTGGAGTTGATTCCATCACAGCGGCCACCTCGGGAGACGCGAACGACAATCCAGCTACGTCGCCGCCTACTCTGGTTACAGTCGGCAAAACGGCATCCGTGGTGACTCTAACCTCGTCGACCAATCCCGCGGCATTCAATCAGCTCATAACTTTATCAGCCTCCGTACACTCCGGAGCCACGGGCGTGGTGACTTTTCTTGACGGTTCAACCATTCTGGGAACGGGAGCGCTAAATGCCGCGGGAGTCGCAACACTTTCCACATCGACGCTAGCGATCGGATCTCATCCAATTACAGCTTCTTTTGGTGGCGATTCGAACTACAGCTCTTCGACATCTTCAGTACTGGCACAGGTCATCAATAAGATCCCGACTGTTATCACGATTACTGAAAGCACACCTGCCCAACTGATCAAGACTGGAATCACCTTCACGGCCAACGTTACCGCTTCGAGTCCTAATGCAACAGGAACGGTGACCTTTTTGGATGGTACAACCGTATTGGGAACGGCTTCTCTCACCGCAAATGGTGGCGTTGCGGTGTCGCTCAGCACGAATGCGAATGCGGCTCTGCTCACCTCAAACCTGGCAATGGGAACACATCAGATCGTAGCGGTCTATTCAGGGGACGGCACCTTTGCTCCCAGCACGTCAGTTCCCGCTAACGACGTTGTGGAAGATTTCACAAACACAAATAGTGGTCCCGCTAGCCAGAATGTTTTTCCAGGCGCGTCAACAAGCTATAACTTTAGTCTCGCTCCCATAAGCGCGACAACCTTCCTCAATAATGTGACGGTCACGGTCACAGGCTTGCCACCAGGTTCAACCTATACTTTTAGTCCATCTTCCGTTGCTGCTGGTAGCGGGACCACGGCAGTCGTTCTGAACGTGCAAACCAGCAGTTCTCTCAGCGCGCGAAATTCCCCATTGCGAGGCACTCCTTCTTCAAAGAACGAACTGTCGGTCGCTCTCGGAATGCTTAGCATTCTAGGCCTCGGGACAATGAGGAAGCTGCGAAAGAAGATCCCTCGTACTCTGATGCTAGCCCTCTTGGCTCTCGGATCTCTTCTGCCAATCGCTGCACTGAGTGGGTGCGCAGGCGGGTATTTCACTCTTACCCCGACGACCTACACCGTCACGGTGACCGGCGTCGAAGGTACCGTCCAACATGCGGCAACCGCTACCTTGATTGTTCAGTAGGAGAAGGATAATGCATTTTCGAAGCGTCCTGCTAATGGCACTTCTATCCGTTCTATCCGGCGTTCTCCATGCCCAGGCGATATCAATGGGCGGGTCTCACGACGACATACCTCGATTTGAAGTCGGCGCCAACTATAACTACTTCCACGCGAATGCGCCTCCGGGCCAATGCGGCTGCTTCTCGCTCAATGGAGGAAGTGGAACGATACTTATGAACTTGACCGCAAGATGGGCTGCCTTAGCGGATATCGCCGTTGCCCACGCTAGTCAGGTGGACGACACGTCACAGAACATAACCATCGTCAACTATCTATTCGGTGCGCGATACACTCGTCGCAATTCCAGTCGCTTTGTTCCTTATGGTGAAGCATTGTTTGGCGGAGCGAAAGAAGATGTCAATTTTCAGTTCACGATCAACCGTAACTCGTTTGGCCTGGCTGCGGGAGGAGGAGTAAGTACACAACTTAAGCGAAGATGGGGCGTGACACTTGGTCAATTTGACTATGTTTATACCCAGATTCCCAACGCTAAGAACGACCGCCAAAACAACATACGAGTTAGCACCGGTGTTACCTATAACTTTGGCTTCAAGTAGTCTTCAAATGTCAATTTGAATCCACTCTAGCAATTTGGTTATGCGGCCGCTTTCTCATCCTTCTCTGTTTGCCCGCTATTGAACTGTTCGTTTGTAGACTTCGGGCAATCACGTTTGTCATTGAAGTCAACTTCTTGCGGAAACGCTCCGAACCCTTTTGTAGCGCAACGCATACACAACGGAGCCTGCTGCTAGGATCAGTCCGGCCGTACGTATATCTCGCAAGAAGTTAGGTCGCGAAAAAAGAATGAAGACAAATCCGCTCAGCGCTAGCAGTACAGGCAGTGGATAGAGCGGCATCCGAAATCCTCGTGTCTTGCGCTCGCTGCGATGCCTCGGTAGCAGTGCGGCTAGTCCCTGCAGGAGAAATTGGAACAAAATGCGGATCACTACGAGGGTTGTAATGACCTCCTGCAGCCTGAAAATGCAGCACATTAGTGTTATGCCGCCGAGCGTCAGCAAGGAATTGAGTGGAGCTCGATGCTTCTGGTCTATGATTCCAAACCATGACGGGAAATTATCGTCTCGTGCCGCTGCGAACGGAATCCTCGAATATCCAAGTAACAACGCAAACACTGAGGCAAGGGCTGCGAGGGCGATGAGTACGACAATCACTGCGGCGGCGGCGTGTCCATATAACTTCTCCATAAAGACGGCCATGGTGAACATGCGGGCATGGCTGTCGCTGTTCTGTGCCAGCTCTCGCCATGGGAGCACGCCAAGAACACTTACGTTCATCAGCACGTAGAGCGTTGCGACCACACCGATTGAGCCAAGGACCGCGCGTGGAATCGTCCTTTGGGGATCGCGGACCTCGGCTCCCACGAAACAAACGCCGTAATAGCCCCAATAGTCGTAGGCTGAGATCAGCATCCCAGCGCCAAGTCCGGCGAAGAATGCCGCGTTGAGATGAAAGGCGCCGGCTGGGAAGTCGAAGGCCAGATGAGCGTTGAAGTGCGTGAATCCCGCGACGATCACTAATACCAGTGTGAGACCGACGGCCAGCCCAAGCCAGCGTGCGATTCGACCGATTGCGAAGATATTTCGGTGCAGAACTAGCATCGCGAGTGCGCACGCGGCCATTGCGATGAGCGTCTTTCCGCTCAGCACGACGGGCACCCCCGCAAAGGACGTGGATGCAAATGGGCGGCTCGCGTTCGGAAAAAAGAAAGAGATGTATTGCGCGAATCCGATGCATCCTGAGGCAATCGAGAGCGGTGCACTGATTAGGACTTGCCAGGCGTAGAGAAATGAAAATGGCCGCCCCCAGGTCTTCTCACCGTACAGGTGTTTCAGGTAGGCGTAGGAACCTCCGGCCTCTGGATAGGCGGTGCCTAGTTCGCTCCATATCAGGCCGTCGCAGAGGGACAAGGCGGCGCCCATTAGCCATCCGAGGATTGCCTGTGGGCCGCCCATCACTCCGACGATCAGGGGCAATGTAACGAAGGGGCCGACTCCGACCATGTCGATGACGTTGAGGCTGAGTGCAGCGCTGCTCGACAGGCCGCGATGGAGTTCATGTGGTTGGGGCTCGGAGTTCATCCGGCGCTTGCCATGATCCGCTTGCCGAAGATGGAGGTTCCGATGCGGACGCAGGTGCTGCCCTCTTCGATCGCCACCTGGAAGTCATTCGACATTCCCATCGATAACTGTGTCAGTTTTGGGAAGCTAGCGAGCGACTGGTCTCTCAGTTTGCGAAGGTCGCGGAAGTAAGGCCGGGCGAATTCGGCGTCATCAGACCAAGGTGGAACCGTCATCAGGCCCACGGTTTGGACCGACTCAAGTGACTCGATCTCGGCGAGCAGAGTGGGAAGTTCCTCGGGAGCTAATCCGTGTTTGGACTCTTCGTGGCTCAGTTTTACCTCTACTAAGATAGGCAGCGTCTTTCCTAGTGCTTTGGCGGCAGCGTCGAGCCGCTGGGCGATCTTCAGCGAGTCGACTGCGTCGATCGCGTGGAATAGTTCGGCAGCGCGCGTTGTTTTGTTCGACTGAAGCGGGCCGATGAGGTGGAACTCAGCGTCGTTCAGTGTGACGAGATGCTGGGATTTTTCCTGAAACTCCTGTACCCGGTTCTCGCCGAAGAGTCGTTGGCCGGCGGCGTACGCTTCGAGGATGGCCTCGGCTGGATGGACCTTGCTGACTGCCATTAGGGCTACTTCGCTGTCGGAGCGGTTGGCTCGGCGACAGGCTTGGTGGATCTGTTGATGGAGATGTTCAAGGTTATCGGCGATGGTCATGCTCTTTGCATCTTATCGTTCAGCTTCCCATTTGATTGCATGGAGATTGAAACGAACTATGTGGACCGTTTTTTTGCTGATCGGCTCGAATATCTTTATGACCTTTGCCTGGTATGGGCACCTGAAGTTCAAAGAGGTGCCGCTTTGGAAGGTCATTATCGTCAGCTGGGGTATTGCCTTCTTTGAATACTGTCTGCAGGTGCCGGCCAATCGTATCGGTTCGAAGACCTTCAGTCCGGATCAGCTCAAGGTGATCCAGGAGGTGATTACGCTGACGGTGTTTGGTGTCTTCTCGACTTTTTACTTTGGCGACAAGCTGCACTGGAACCACTTCGCTGCCTTTGGGTGCCTGGTGGCTGGTGCGTTCTTTATGTTCCACAAGTTCTAGGCTTCGCCCCCTCCCCCCTCCCGGGGGTATTTTGGGCGTAAAGCCTTTGGATGGATGAGTTTACAGGAGGGATGTGTCTGTAAAATATTCCATCCAAAGGCTTTACGTGCAAAATATTGTTTCTAAACGGGTTAGATCGAGAAAGTACGAGCAAAGATAAATACGGGATCCTTCCCCTTCGGCTTCTCTCAGGGTCAGGATGACGGCCTTGTTCGGTTTATATATTCAGTAT
Coding sequences within:
- a CDS encoding YggS family pyridoxal phosphate-dependent enzyme: MTIADNLEHLHQQIHQACRRANRSDSEVALMAVSKVHPAEAILEAYAAGQRLFGENRVQEFQEKSQHLVTLNDAEFHLIGPLQSNKTTRAAELFHAIDAVDSLKIAQRLDAAAKALGKTLPILVEVKLSHEESKHGLAPEELPTLLAEIESLESVQTVGLMTVPPWSDDAEFARPYFRDLRKLRDQSLASFPKLTQLSMGMSNDFQVAIEEGSTCVRIGTSIFGKRIMASAG
- a CDS encoding DMT family protein, coding for MWTVFLLIGSNIFMTFAWYGHLKFKEVPLWKVIIVSWGIAFFEYCLQVPANRIGSKTFSPDQLKVIQEVITLTVFGVFSTFYFGDKLHWNHFAAFGCLVAGAFFMFHKF
- a CDS encoding APC family permease; this encodes MNSEPQPHELHRGLSSSAALSLNVIDMVGVGPFVTLPLIVGVMGGPQAILGWLMGAALSLCDGLIWSELGTAYPEAGGSYAYLKHLYGEKTWGRPFSFLYAWQVLISAPLSIASGCIGFAQYISFFFPNASRPFASTSFAGVPVVLSGKTLIAMAACALAMLVLHRNIFAIGRIARWLGLAVGLTLVLVIVAGFTHFNAHLAFDFPAGAFHLNAAFFAGLGAGMLISAYDYWGYYGVCFVGAEVRDPQRTIPRAVLGSIGVVATLYVLMNVSVLGVLPWRELAQNSDSHARMFTMAVFMEKLYGHAAAAVIVVLIALAALASVFALLLGYSRIPFAAARDDNFPSWFGIIDQKHRAPLNSLLTLGGITLMCCIFRLQEVITTLVVIRILFQFLLQGLAALLPRHRSERKTRGFRMPLYPLPVLLALSGFVFILFSRPNFLRDIRTAGLILAAGSVVYALRYKRVRSVSARS
- a CDS encoding Ig-like domain repeat protein, with product MTRLSHRSPCFSVSTFMSLCRTRVFFFLILLSVVSPAAFGATPTPTATVTTLAISATSVAYQTPIILTATVTAGNSPITAGLVLFCEATAKYCENNSALGIAQLTFPAATASLKIGSGPIGNHSYKSVFRANNLYASSESNTVTYSVTGTYASSLTLTSAGSIGNYSLTGTVAGVGSLNTGPSGTISFLDTSTSNSLLGSENLVVSTLSTTFVQNQPFAIGGNGTTLRSVAIASAYLNTDNNLDVVTGDAAQTISVLLGNGDGTFQPKVNYAGCNVGKALQIVLADFNRDGVTDIALGCSDGTNGGLVIILGSGDGTFKTPVYYPTGDVASIAIGDFNNDGLLDIALSNKSQENVTFFLGDGTGKFVQEKVSISTTALAHGVVVADFNMDGKDDVAYAVDTATPNSSLSDLYLAFGNGDGTFQIPTSPVASQIGEFLTAGDTNADDFPDVVSSSITRPGSGNSNIGNSLFVLLGNGKGAFQTSTYVSDIPSDPHLADVNGDGIPDIIAGGSTGALVYQGNGDGTFQNYQEPGIGGFALTYAVNAGDYNNDGNADLIGTDADTPRAAVSLSQVQQTSVASALTNVAVFPLGSGIHNVDASYSGDSVYIGSISATVPLTAAPVNTTLTLTSSALSSIFPGQSVVLTAMLAPYTVGPPTTTTNNELVTFFTGTTSLGSAKLVNGVATLTTTALPVGADALTAVYAGDSNYNPSNSNTVTATVSNVLLSSSLNPSLYLQSVTFTGTVPKGNSGTIVFFDGSTNIGSGLISGTTATFTTSSLSVGSHNITAHYNSNISAVLVQVVNRATPTVSVATSGPSIYGGSVTITATVPSGTTGTITITGGGLTLGSGTVNPAGTVTITTTTLPVGNDPIIASYGGDTNNNPATGSTTQTVRTASPAETLSSSINPSVTNQSVVFTSSLPSNATGTVTFTSGSTILGTSTLANGVATVSTSTLPIGADSITATYNGDANNNTATATLTQTVNKATPAVIVTTSGPSTYGNPVTITTTVPPGTTGTITITSGGTTLGSGTVNPTTGTVTITTTTLPVGNDPITASYGGDANDNPATGTTTQTVTKATPTVTLTSSTNPSTANQSVTFTASLPSGVTGTVTFTSGVTVLGTTTLASGSATVSTSTLPTGNDPITATYNGDNNNNSASASLAQVVGKAKVTPTVTVTTSGPSIYGGSVTITATVPSGTTGTITITSGGATLGSGTVNPTTGTVAISTTILPVGNDPITASYGGDTNNNPTTGTTTQTVTKASPKETLSSSLNPSPANQSVVFTASLPSNATGTVTFISGSTALGTSTVANGVATVSTSTLPIGADPITATYNGDANDNTATANLTETVNKATPPVTVTTSGSSSFGNPVTITTTVPPGTTGTITVTSGGTTLGSGTINPTTGTVTITTTTLPVGSDPITASYGGDTNDNPATGTTTQTVTKATPTVNLTSSVNPSALNQSVTFTATLPSGVTGTVTFTNGSTVLGTSTLTGGVATVASSTLPTGSDTITATYNGDGNYNSAAATLVQSVGKTTPTVIVTTSGSSTFGNPVTITTTVPPGTTGTITITSGGTTLGSGTVNPTTGTVTITTTALPVGSDPITASYGGDTNNNPATGTTTQIVTKVTPAVTLTSSANPSVANQSVTFTASLPSGVTGTVTFTNGATVLGSSTLTSGEATISTSTLPAGNDPITATYNGDTNNNSSSANLTQIVGKVTPILPPPVVSSANLPVDTPETITEKVPVGVTGTVTFSDGTTPLGTAPIVDGVATLTVPSLPLGVDSITAATSGDANDNPATSPPTLVTVGKTASVVTLTSSTNPAAFNQLITLSASVHSGATGVVTFLDGSTILGTGALNAAGVATLSTSTLAIGSHPITASFGGDSNYSSSTSSVLAQVINKIPTVITITESTPAQLIKTGITFTANVTASSPNATGTVTFLDGTTVLGTASLTANGGVAVSLSTNANAALLTSNLAMGTHQIVAVYSGDGTFAPSTSVPANDVVEDFTNTNSGPASQNVFPGASTSYNFSLAPISATTFLNNVTVTVTGLPPGSTYTFSPSSVAAGSGTTAVVLNVQTSSSLSARNSPLRGTPSSKNELSVALGMLSILGLGTMRKLRKKIPRTLMLALLALGSLLPIAALSGCAGGYFTLTPTTYTVTVTGVEGTVQHAATATLIVQ
- a CDS encoding outer membrane beta-barrel protein, which codes for MHFRSVLLMALLSVLSGVLHAQAISMGGSHDDIPRFEVGANYNYFHANAPPGQCGCFSLNGGSGTILMNLTARWAALADIAVAHASQVDDTSQNITIVNYLFGARYTRRNSSRFVPYGEALFGGAKEDVNFQFTINRNSFGLAAGGGVSTQLKRRWGVTLGQFDYVYTQIPNAKNDRQNNIRVSTGVTYNFGFK